The following nucleotide sequence is from Mangifera indica cultivar Alphonso chromosome 1, CATAS_Mindica_2.1, whole genome shotgun sequence.
aattCGCATGTTATTCTTTGCGGACAAGACGTTTCAAAAGCCTTTCGTATTTGTTTTTGTCCATGAGATTCAAAGGTGACAAGGATTTATGCAGTTTTCTCAATTTACAATCATTCAACTTGATTTTGGcctcaaattcatttgaaaacTATCCATGTgtcaatttttaattgaaaatatagtGTTTAGTGCTATCCCCTAAAACATCGCTTTGACAAACTTATGGAGAAGCAAATCGAAGAGGACAAGTTATAGGAATAATGACCAACAATTCTATATGTGAGTAAATAATGGTAgacccaaaatttttattgaagagaCGCCTCCCATGTAAGAgtgtatataaattgaattaagtttaaatatcttttgattcgagtttgatttgagtttaacttacgTTCATTGAATTAGTGTTAATTGTGGcttaagtttaacttgaataaaaaatgatttagtttgaatttggtttgaatcgatggtttaaatttatgactcattgataaaataacgtcgttttatctaaataatagacaaaactatcaatttgagttgaacgaagacaagaatttgaaccatttatttgaattgaatcaagccacaaatttgaattactgatttaagttataaatttgagttaaactcaaaccaaatcgAGTCAAACACCTCTTAGTTAAAGATTGGCCGGTTTAAAAAACGAGTcaaatatttatgtttgaattcaaattaaataaattcaaaccaaattgaatagAGTCGAGCTAACTTTCAAGACTAAACTAACTCGATTTGGATCTAACCTTATATCTATGACCTCGTTATTATTGATCAATCAAGTagtggaaatttaaaaaaaataaaaaacacttaTGATTGAGTAAAagaaatcatataaaaagaaatgtaaaaagagaccaaaaaaaaaaaaactataggaTCTAATAATCTACTTAAaaccaatataataaaaaatgtttatattagtcacaattcatgaaaaatatttcacataacattTAGAGTTTAATTACAAttctaatacaaataaaatacataaaagtttacaaaaatattgattaaatttattagataaatagtcaaattttagattttataactCTAAATTCAATCGTTAAACCAAAACTTAATTGTATAGGTTAAAGATCCACACCTTTTGCTATGTATGGAtagaaaaataagttaaaatagtatatataaatatttaaatatttgaatattaattatttagtttaacaCTATTTTTCAAAAGACTAAAACCCTGTCCTTGGAAATGAAATTGCTAGGTATGGTTGCTGATATCATATTGAAGATCTAGAGGAAAAAATCCAGTTTCTGAAATTAGCTTCCTTGATATCAATTGACATGGACTTCGAGTTTTTATACAAATTGGGTGTTTGGATGATAATGTAATTCAATTCTACATTAAGTTTACAGTTTTATTTTGCACCAAAATAAGTatatctcttaaatttaattttatgcccATTTGAGAGTGGACATAGtaacatgtttaaaattttttttgtccgAACCTGTTTAGAATTAAAAGTGGGTCTACctaatttatcttcaatttttccaaattaaggGTGGCCTAGATAAAAATTCTTCTACAATTTCTAATGTGAGGATGggcataaaatttatttaacacaAAGCTCATATAAGTGCATACATTATAAGTTTGTgacataaaatttaacaatactTAGTAAACCTTAACAATCCTCTAAATTATACCTCAAAAACATTGATACTATTCGTATTATATATATAGCTCATCATACAATTATAAAAAgcagtaatttttaaatttagataaacTTGTCTAAAATTAGGCTTACCattctgaaaaaagaaaaagaaaagcaaagaaaaaccCAGCTCCTCCTTTGGCAGCTCCCTATTTTTTAGTCTTTGGCTGTAAACCCACTTaccatttttatcttattactTCCAGATTTGCTATTCTTCAACAAATCAACATGCATTACGAAACGATTCTAGCTAGCattggcaaaagttcttttacaTAGTTGAGAGCttttttaactcaattttatatatttcatttttaggaTACTTTTAGAATAATGCTTCAAaacagaaatttaaaataatgttatcaaataAAAGTAGCCagatttttagaaaaaaaaaaaagtttatcaaaatcatcaacaattttGTACAATTCAAATATAGTGTGTTTTAGATGTCACAAACCCTAaaacataaatcataaaattagtCAACAAATAAACAGCTGTAATGATTCATTCTACACTTTCCTCTTTAGCTTTTTAGATGTCAATGGGGCTCATGCTCATGCATGTCTAAATAAATACCTTGATAAAGCATCATTAAGAAAGCAACATGAGAAGAAAGGAGAGTAAAGAATCGTTTCTAAGAAAGACTGCTTCAAAGTATGAGAGTAATTTGTAGGTCCAATCTTACACACACACTGCAGGAATTTCAAAGGCAAGAGAAGGAAAGGTGGCCTACCATTTAGACCATCTCTCCCCTTGCGTGTTGAAGAAGTTATAACTATGTATTTTTAACTCAGTGAAAATTCAACTAACAAATGTAAACACGGTGAAAATTCAAATCATTGTTTTCGTTCCTCTTTTTTGACTTTCACCCTTCCATGAATTTTATTCTTGAAGAGTCAAGTCAGCtttgatatttttcttgtaGAGAGCTCATTCCATGACGTGTCTACATTGGCACTCTTGTGAATACAAGAAAAAATGttgattatatttaatgaaatgcATAAAAGACAGGCAATAAGGTCGTAACTCTGACGCATTTGACATGACAGTTGTTtcttctttctaatttttttcaatattttttctgtaaattaGTGGGAGTACTATGTATTGATTTTTATCGTgggttttgattatattttattattatttggtcCGAAATGGCATATGGGTCATTagtcaattatatattgaatcAACAAAAGCAATCTATTATTGTTGCCATGATTTGAAAACTTTCTTCCAATTGTATTTTAatattggaggtgaatcccatCGATTGGCTAATATTGCTCATCTCCAGAGTGGAGTCGCCGGGTAGATCTCTTGGCTTTTTTGGTCACCAACCATAACAGAATACAGATTaacctttattattttattcaatatgaGAGCAGTAAATTGACATTATCTTGCCTTCTagatgaaatttgaaagagaaaaatggtGATTTCTGATTTATAAACCATATAATCATCAATGGGATTATTTTAGAGTGCTTTTAGCATAATCAAAAACGTTTTCCAATAGTAAAAATTtgtttcttaaaaatatatgtatcctattattggaaattttttaatgttgtaAATTACATGTGAGGTTGAGgttctttaattaaataaatagtatgtttttttttttagtttcataTAATACTTCCAAATCAATTAACATGCTTGTGATAATCATAAAATGGAGGATATTGACCGAAGTATTTTAAAAGTGGGAAATTCTTTAATTTCCATGTGGGAACATGTTAATAGTCATTTGCTAAATCttgtataattatattcagtgacaacaaaattttcaacatttcaGACCTTGAGTGACTGCAATGAGAAAGCAGAAGAAATGAGAAACAGTTTGATTCTTCtggaatatatatttgttatacaTGACTCCCTCATCAAAAGTTAACCATATAATAATTCTAACAGGAGTCAACTATTTGTTACAGAAAATTCAATAACTTAttcaataatacataaaatataaaataacataaagaaaaatgagattgaatttACTAGTTGAAGGGTGGATCCGAGCAAGTGCAATGTTTGACTTTCGCAGGGATAGCCCTATCTTAACCTCAAATTGaatcatattgaattcatttaaactattgagagatttatctttttaaataatttatctttttatttgagtaattCATCAGTTCATTGGATGGAATcttcctttaattttaatattttctatgaaCCATAAACAtagagaaaagacaaaatagCTTGAATAATTTTGTCTAATCAATGGTCCTTGTTACAGCATAAATACATACTGACCTTAAAAAAATCTGTTTTCGCTGTTGTCTCCGTCCTCAGCTCCATGATTTTCTCTATCACCTCCTCCaatttaaccaaacaaaatataatataaggtttcatatatccattgttaataaaaaatataaagatacaTAGAACTTTATCACACGTTAATAATagaataacatatataatatgtttaaatcATTCCACCAAAATACTGAATATAGAGTTAGGTATCTTCTGCTGCCGCGTGTACCCGAAGAGGATGATGATCATGGATGATGTATTTCCCAGCAGTCGTTGATGAAAATTAACTGAGAGAGGAAGTCAAGGTAGACGGCTGTGGAATTAAAGgtaataaatgttatatatacttaattaagaAAGACTATTAGATGAAAACTTGGCCTCCATTTCTGGGCAttcttattttatgtataaagttgccttctttttctaattttactttttgaaaATCCTGTGCCCTTCTTGTCTCTCCTTCTCCAGCTATTATAGTCTCTCTCTCAGcctatatatattaacattatCATAACGCAGCAAGCTAGGTATATTTCATAGCGCAGCAGAGACAAAAATTGAACATGGGGAGAGCACCTTGCTGTGATAAAGCTAACGTGAAGAAAGGTCCATGGTCGCCTGAGGAAGACGCCAAACTCAAAGCTTATATTGAAGAGCATGGCACCGGTGGCAACTGGATTGCTTTGCCACAGAAGATaggtaattaattaacttaatcaactaattatgaattaataaccGTTCTCTATTAATGATCTATTGCTTGTTCAGGATTGAAAAGATGTGGCAAGAGCTGTAGGCTCAGGTGGTTAAATTATCTCCGGCCTAACATTAAGCATGGAGGGTTCTCAGAAGAGgaagataatattatttgtgGACTCTATTTAAGTATAGGGAgcaggtaattaattaattaagcttcctttattgataattaatggCCTTAACTTGTGAATTAGAGAAGTTATATTGATTTCGCATTACATATAGGTGGTCTATAATTGCTGCTCAACTACCGGGAAGGACAGATAATGATATCAAAAACTACTGGAACACAAGGCTGAAGAAGAAGCTGTTAGGCAAGCAGCGCAAAGAGCAACAGGCGCGGCGAGCCAGCGGTGTGAAGCAAGAGATGAGTAGGGAAAGCGAGAGTTTAATGGCTGCGGGGTTCATGAATCACACCCCGTACTGGCCGACTGAACGGCCGGTACTGATGCCACTGGTGAACCCACACCAATTAGACCCTCATTTCAAGGACCAAGCGTCCCTCAGGAACCTTATGGTGAAGCTTGGAGGAAGGTTTTCTGACGATCATCAGCACTCAAACACAACCACCATAACCACAAATAGTGTTTCGTATCTTTTCGATCATGCTACTTTTTCCCAAGATCAACTGTTTGACCTAGCTTCACCAACGTCCGTGAATAGTACGACTGCTTCTCAAGTGCCAAACTCTCATTACATTAACGCTACTGGGGCTGCTCCAAATTTGTATCAAGGGTTTCAGAGCTTTCCTTTAGAGCCAATTGATAATCATCAAATGGCCTACAGCAACCAGACACAATTAGGTGGATTGGAGAGCATCTATGAGATGGATATGGTAAATGGTAGCACTGGGACTAGTTCTGTAGAAAGCACGAGTTGGGAAGATATCAACTCTTTTGTTTATCCTAGAATGGTTTCAGACTATAAAACTTGTACTCAACAAAGCTTGCCACAGAATTCGAGGTACTTCGGCCAACAATAACAACACAGTGTGGGTGGGCGTGGTGTAAATCTGTATCTCAGTAGGAAATTTGGAGGCGGAATATTAGAAAATCTATCGAATTTATTAAGagatttgtttgttattttctcTTCTCACAGTCTGATTGGTGTTGAAGaagttaaatcaaacttaaattgaagtTCTTGATCTATTTTTGCATTAATCTTGATAATTAGGAACTTAATTGAAATCATATAGATTTCAGTGAATTTTAGGTGCATTTTCACTTAACACTTTGGAGTGTGCAGTCATGTTTTCCagatgttttattgattttggaAGAATTTGATGGCTGAGTTCCTAATTACTTCGTGAAAAGTACCTTTTATTTTCCATTCTTTACTCATGGCAGCCTTATGTAAGACCGTGGAAAGGCAACAGTAAAGATGGACAGTAGTTTGACGTTTTGGCTACAACTTGCTCGGCTCTAGCTACAAGGGCATCACAAAGTGGCtgcatttgtttatttttatcttcatgTCTGTATTAACAATACAAATTGTGAAATTACTTGCATATTAGTCTATCTCATAAGTTCCAATTAGAATATGAAGGGTTTTGAGTACTTTTTTCTAACACATACAGCCAGTCAAGTAAAAAAGGGACACCTGTTCCCCTTGTTGAATTACTCTTAGACTTATAAAATCCGGAGAATATAGAATATTTActgaaataaaactatattctCTTATAACAATTACCAATTTAAGTATCAATGACTTATTCTTAATAACctgctaaaaaaatatttaaatatcaatgatgatgGAATATCATAGAATTGAATCGTTTTAAATTTgggataaataaacaattaatcatataatgatatattatcttttttatttaaattattattcattataaatgcATATAACATCACTCATTTATCATCTTGTTTTGGGTAGGGTTTTTTTCACTAAGCCATTTATTCCTTGGTAGTGTGATATTCTTCAAACGCATACTATTCGTTTAGTTGATAACTGTGTATAAGTATATTAACATGTACAACATGGAAGATTAATAAATTACTTTCAACGAAACCAAGATAATTTTCCATTCTTGAATTTAGCAGATTTACATCAAATCTCATTTTAGAGTCGATATCCTATGAGGGGTGAAGATTATGTACATTAATTTCTCTTACAGAACTTGAAAGGCTTTTTAAACACTATTAATTAGACATAAATTAACGCTTGACCTTCCCCTATTGGTTGCATTGCTTACTTGAAGCAAAATTTAAAGTCATTCGGACCTTGTTTCATAGATAAGCTTGTGGGATATTTCTTTTACCCCAAAATTTGTGATCAATTTGCCCTGTAAGAAAT
It contains:
- the LOC123229845 gene encoding transcription factor RAX3-like, which gives rise to MGRAPCCDKANVKKGPWSPEEDAKLKAYIEEHGTGGNWIALPQKIGLKRCGKSCRLRWLNYLRPNIKHGGFSEEEDNIICGLYLSIGSRWSIIAAQLPGRTDNDIKNYWNTRLKKKLLGKQRKEQQARRASGVKQEMSRESESLMAAGFMNHTPYWPTERPVLMPLVNPHQLDPHFKDQASLRNLMVKLGGRFSDDHQHSNTTTITTNSVSYLFDHATFSQDQLFDLASPTSVNSTTASQVPNSHYINATGAAPNLYQGFQSFPLEPIDNHQMAYSNQTQLGGLESIYEMDMVNGSTGTSSVESTSWEDINSFVYPRMVSDYKTCTQQSLPQNSRYFGQQ